From one Chloroflexota bacterium genomic stretch:
- the ribH gene encoding 6,7-dimethyl-8-ribityllumazine synthase, with amino-acid sequence MGKSYEGSLLGKGLKFGLIVSRFNEFFTRRLLDGAQDALLRHGVNEADIEVAWTPGSFEIPLIAQKMAQSKKYDAVICLAAVIRGGTPHWEYIASEATKGIARVSLETGVPVINSILTTETLEQAIERAGSKAGNKGFDAAVSAIETANLLKSMG; translated from the coding sequence ATGGGTAAAAGTTATGAAGGCTCACTGCTGGGCAAAGGGCTCAAGTTCGGCCTCATTGTTTCCCGCTTCAACGAGTTCTTTACCCGAAGACTGCTGGACGGAGCGCAGGACGCTTTGCTCCGCCACGGCGTCAACGAGGCCGACATCGAAGTCGCCTGGACGCCGGGTTCATTTGAAATCCCGCTCATTGCCCAGAAAATGGCCCAGTCCAAAAAGTACGACGCCGTTATCTGTCTGGCAGCGGTCATCCGCGGCGGTACACCTCACTGGGAATACATTGCTTCGGAAGCCACCAAGGGTATAGCCCGCGTCAGCCTTGAGACCGGGGTGCCGGTCATCAACAGCATCCTCACCACGGAGACGCTCGAGCAAGCCATAGAACGCGCCGGTTCAAAAGCGGGCAACAAAGGATTTGACGCTGCAGTCAGCGCCATTGAGACGGCGAACCTGCTTAAATCCATGGGCTAG
- a CDS encoding MFS transporter yields the protein MIKRVFPILALALFSSMLGAGIVVPLLPLYAESMGATGLWLGFIFAAFSISRTLFTPVFARLSDRKGRKLFLCIGLFTYALISFIFVLATDIYQLVLIRLVHGVAGAMIIPIAQAYIGDLSPEGEEGKWMGYSNAAFFSGFGFGPLMGGVLATQWGMDLAFIAMGVLNLLAFFIAAILLPRSDLRKLAAAPTLSFLDMRHSSTMVGLFSFRLAIALGRSSFFTFLPLFAAMSLGLPANLIGILIAVHVLLMSALGVLGGRVADIFNRRALVVIGSIVTFAYLFLVPMSSSFSTLLVLCTLGSIGSAVATPAAMAMTVEEGRKYGMGSAIAAITMAMSIGMAVGPILSGAIVDLININAAFYFNAGLALVGAGLFVWFTRSR from the coding sequence ATGATAAAACGAGTATTCCCCATTCTAGCCCTGGCCTTATTTTCTTCCATGCTGGGCGCCGGCATTGTCGTCCCGCTTCTACCGCTTTATGCCGAAAGCATGGGGGCAACCGGCCTCTGGCTGGGGTTTATCTTCGCCGCCTTTTCTATCTCCCGCACCCTGTTCACACCGGTCTTTGCTCGGCTCTCCGACCGCAAAGGTCGGAAGCTGTTTCTCTGCATTGGCCTTTTCACCTACGCTCTGATTTCCTTCATATTTGTCCTGGCCACCGATATCTACCAGCTGGTCTTGATACGCCTGGTGCACGGCGTGGCTGGTGCCATGATTATACCCATTGCGCAGGCATATATTGGTGACCTTTCTCCCGAAGGCGAGGAAGGGAAATGGATGGGGTACTCAAATGCCGCTTTTTTCAGCGGTTTCGGTTTCGGGCCGCTCATGGGTGGGGTACTCGCCACCCAGTGGGGGATGGACCTCGCCTTCATTGCCATGGGTGTGCTTAACTTGCTCGCCTTTTTCATCGCGGCCATTCTGCTGCCCCGCAGCGATTTAAGAAAGCTGGCAGCAGCTCCAACACTGTCTTTCCTGGATATGCGCCATAGCAGCACCATGGTCGGTCTTTTCAGCTTCCGCCTGGCAATCGCGCTGGGCAGGTCTTCTTTTTTCACCTTTTTACCGCTGTTTGCCGCCATGAGCCTCGGCCTGCCGGCGAACCTTATCGGTATCCTGATAGCGGTTCACGTCCTCCTGATGTCAGCACTCGGAGTTCTGGGAGGGAGAGTAGCCGACATCTTTAATCGGCGGGCACTGGTGGTTATCGGGTCTATCGTGACTTTCGCCTATCTGTTTTTGGTGCCAATGTCATCCAGCTTCTCGACGCTGCTGGTACTGTGTACTCTGGGCAGTATCGGCAGTGCCGTCGCCACGCCGGCGGCCATGGCGATGACGGTGGAGGAGGGGAGAAAATACGGCATGGGCTCAGCCATTGCTGCCATCACGATGGCGATGAGCATAGGCATGGCGGTGGGGCCAATTCTGAGCGGCGCTATTGTTGACCTTATAAATATCAACGCCGCGTTCTATTTCAACGCCGGTCTGGCCCTGGTGGGCGCCGGTTTATTCGTGTGGTTTACACGGTCAAGGTAG
- a CDS encoding translation elongation factor-like protein: MPEEEVGQVSDFFAHPVVAGIELTGTLKVGDQIHIKGHTTDLEMTVNSMQINNVDVTEAKRGDSVGVKVTERVRGGDQVYKVTT; encoded by the coding sequence ATGCCTGAGGAGGAAGTCGGACAGGTAAGCGATTTCTTTGCTCATCCGGTGGTCGCCGGCATTGAGCTCACCGGCACGCTAAAGGTGGGTGACCAGATACACATCAAGGGGCACACTACCGACCTCGAAATGACAGTGAACTCAATGCAGATCAACAATGTAGACGTCACTGAAGCCAAACGTGGCGATTCCGTCGGAGTGAAGGTGACAGAACGGGTACGAGGCGGTGACCAGGTCTATAAAGTCACCACCTGA
- a CDS encoding sodium:solute symporter family protein, giving the protein MTGLVIISLYFLVMLAIGVASRRKAREVDDFFVAGRKNSSPFIVGSLLATIIGGSATIGMAGLGFKQGLTGAWWLLVGSIGLVFLGLFFARKVRKLALYTLPELVEKQYDRRMALAASILIVVAWIGIIAAQIIAAGKIMGILVTGSPAMWMVIFTVIFVAYTVLGGQHAVIRTDLLQAVIIFVGIFVGLALLLTRLGGWEGLQSSLPAERFAFPLSTQFDGAALITLLLLVGLTYVVGPDMYSRIFCARDDGVAKTATLWTAALIIPLAFAITVIGMGAAALFPDIAPEQAFPTVISELFSPLLSGIVLAALLCAVMSSADTTLLSASTILSIDIIGRFRPATSQKNILPRSRLAIVLLGICALVVALMLKGVISALLFAYTIYTSGVILPVLAGFFRNRLKVTPAGALAALIGGGTVGLISKLFAVKYLDLGALLISGVLLFLVSYVNRRFRSTAR; this is encoded by the coding sequence ATGACCGGCCTGGTAATCATCTCCCTTTATTTCCTGGTGATGCTCGCCATTGGTGTGGCGAGCCGTCGGAAGGCCAGAGAGGTCGATGATTTTTTTGTTGCCGGCAGAAAAAATTCTTCCCCGTTCATCGTTGGCTCGCTGCTGGCTACCATCATCGGTGGCTCAGCCACCATCGGCATGGCGGGGCTGGGTTTTAAACAGGGATTGACCGGGGCATGGTGGTTGCTGGTGGGCAGTATCGGCCTGGTGTTCCTGGGGCTCTTTTTTGCCCGGAAAGTCAGGAAGCTGGCGCTTTATACCCTTCCCGAACTGGTGGAAAAGCAATATGACCGACGGATGGCGCTGGCTGCCTCCATTCTCATTGTCGTTGCCTGGATAGGGATTATTGCCGCCCAGATTATCGCCGCCGGGAAAATAATGGGCATCCTGGTTACCGGCAGCCCGGCTATGTGGATGGTAATTTTCACCGTTATCTTCGTCGCCTATACGGTACTGGGCGGGCAACATGCCGTCATCCGCACCGATTTATTACAGGCTGTGATTATTTTCGTCGGCATCTTTGTTGGCCTGGCCCTGCTCCTGACCAGGCTGGGAGGATGGGAAGGACTGCAAAGCTCACTGCCCGCCGAGCGGTTTGCCTTTCCGTTGAGCACGCAGTTTGACGGTGCTGCTCTGATAACCCTCCTGCTGCTCGTTGGCCTGACCTATGTGGTCGGGCCAGACATGTATTCCCGCATCTTCTGTGCCCGGGATGACGGGGTAGCAAAGACGGCCACACTGTGGACCGCGGCTCTTATCATCCCCCTGGCCTTCGCCATTACCGTCATCGGCATGGGCGCCGCTGCGCTGTTCCCAGATATTGCGCCCGAGCAGGCATTTCCCACGGTAATCAGCGAATTGTTTTCGCCGCTCCTGAGCGGTATAGTCCTGGCTGCCTTACTCTGCGCCGTGATGTCCTCGGCGGATACCACCTTATTAAGCGCCAGCACCATATTGAGCATAGACATAATCGGGCGATTCCGACCGGCAACGAGTCAGAAAAACATTCTGCCGCGTTCCAGGTTGGCAATAGTATTGCTGGGTATATGTGCACTAGTCGTGGCATTAATGCTCAAGGGGGTTATCAGCGCCCTTCTCTTTGCCTACACGATATATACGTCGGGTGTGATTTTACCCGTGCTCGCTGGTTTTTTCAGGAACCGTCTGAAGGTTACTCCTGCCGGAGCACTGGCGGCGCTTATCGGTGGTGGTACAGTGGGCCTCATCAGCAAACTATTCGCCGTCAAGTATCTGGATTTGGGAGCGTTGCTGATAAGCGGTGTGCTCCTTTTCCTGGTCAGTTATGTCAACCGCCGATTCCGGTCAACGGCACGGTGA